One stretch of Candidatus Binatia bacterium DNA includes these proteins:
- the exbB gene encoding TolQ transporter codes for MEGLSVLDMIQQGWIATYPLLLFSVATVTIILERAWSLRGIVPQTLQLAESIRVPLESGNFQAALEATKAQAATPAGRIFADVIARHATDSLEYLSDLTEDKRFEEIEALKGPLWVLGTVSSSAPFIGLFGTVIGIIKAFHSMAIMGSGGFSVVAAGISEALVATALGLGVAIVALVFYNFFQTQIERIEAALTIACNRVLDAIHLGRKAGGI; via the coding sequence GTGGAAGGTTTGAGTGTTCTCGACATGATCCAGCAGGGGTGGATTGCCACTTACCCTTTACTGCTGTTTTCTGTGGCTACGGTGACCATCATCCTCGAGCGTGCTTGGTCGTTGCGCGGCATCGTACCGCAGACGCTGCAGTTGGCCGAAAGTATTCGAGTGCCGCTCGAAAGCGGCAACTTTCAAGCCGCTCTGGAAGCAACCAAGGCCCAGGCGGCAACACCGGCGGGACGAATCTTTGCAGACGTCATCGCGCGCCATGCCACGGACTCGCTCGAGTATCTCTCCGACCTCACGGAAGACAAACGGTTCGAAGAAATCGAGGCATTGAAAGGTCCGTTGTGGGTGCTGGGAACCGTCAGTAGCTCGGCCCCGTTTATTGGTTTGTTCGGTACAGTCATCGGGATCATCAAGGCATTCCACAGCATGGCCATTATGGGTAGCGGCGGCTTCTCGGTCGTCGCTGCGGGTATTTCCGAGGCCCTGGTGGCCACTGCCTTAGGCTTGGGCGTCGCCATTGTGGCCCTGGTTTTTTACAACTTCTTTCAAACGCAAATCGAGCGGATCGAGGCCGCCCTCACGATTGCCTGCAACCGCGTGCTCGATGCGATCCACTTAGGGAGGAAAGCCGGTGGCATTTAG
- a CDS encoding alkyl hydroperoxide reductase, which translates to MLTVGDRFPQFRLKAVVSGERGKEFAELTDQSFPGKWLVVFFWPMDFTFVCPTEIAEFGRREAEFRARNAQVLGASTDTHYVHLAWRQQHPELRDLPFPMLADTKRELSSALGILHKEEGVALRATFIVDPEGVIRFVNVNDLATGRNVDEVLRVLAALQTNELTPCNWRPGEPTLKVA; encoded by the coding sequence ATGCTGACAGTTGGCGATCGTTTTCCTCAGTTTCGACTCAAGGCGGTCGTGAGCGGCGAGCGCGGGAAGGAGTTTGCCGAACTCACCGACCAAAGCTTTCCTGGAAAATGGCTCGTGGTCTTCTTTTGGCCGATGGACTTTACCTTCGTGTGCCCCACGGAAATCGCCGAATTCGGGCGCCGCGAAGCGGAATTCCGGGCGCGCAATGCCCAGGTGCTGGGCGCCTCGACCGACACTCACTACGTGCACCTCGCCTGGCGCCAGCAGCATCCGGAGCTGCGCGATCTGCCGTTTCCGATGCTGGCCGACACCAAGCGCGAGCTCAGTAGCGCCTTGGGTATCCTCCACAAAGAAGAAGGCGTCGCCTTGCGCGCCACGTTCATTGTGGACCCGGAAGGGGTCATTCGCTTCGTGAACGTGAACGACCTCGCCACCGGCCGCAATGTGGACGAGGTGCTGCGCGTGCTGGCGGCCCTGCAAACGAACGAACTCACGCCGTGTAACTGGCGCCCGGGCGAACCCACGCTCAAAGTGGCGTGA
- the sodB gene encoding superoxide dismutase, giving the protein MPDGLSRRSVLKLGAAAALTVWVRRTAAQQTPMSLPPLPWDEGALAPTISAQTISFHYGKHHRAYVDNLNKLIAGSELADHPLERIVQLVAGKPDKVAIFNNAAQAWNHTFYWHSLSPKGGGRPSGKLLAKIEEDFGGFDNFRSKFVQAAVGQFGSGWAWLVKSGPRLEVLATANADTPITMGKKPLLTIDVWEHAYYLDYQNRRADYVHAVIDKLLNWEFASAQFTAA; this is encoded by the coding sequence ATGCCAGATGGCTTGTCGCGACGATCGGTTCTGAAACTGGGGGCTGCCGCAGCACTCACTGTTTGGGTCCGCCGCACGGCGGCGCAACAAACACCGATGAGCCTTCCGCCTCTTCCGTGGGACGAAGGCGCCCTGGCTCCGACGATTTCGGCACAAACCATCTCGTTCCACTACGGCAAGCATCACCGGGCCTATGTGGACAATTTGAACAAGTTGATTGCCGGAAGCGAACTGGCAGACCATCCCCTCGAACGCATCGTACAACTGGTGGCCGGTAAGCCCGACAAAGTCGCCATCTTCAACAACGCCGCGCAAGCTTGGAACCATACCTTTTATTGGCACAGCCTGAGCCCCAAGGGCGGAGGCAGGCCGAGCGGAAAGCTGCTGGCAAAAATCGAAGAGGATTTCGGCGGGTTCGACAATTTCCGCTCGAAGTTCGTCCAAGCCGCCGTTGGTCAGTTCGGCAGTGGCTGGGCTTGGCTCGTGAAGTCCGGCCCGCGTCTAGAAGTCCTCGCCACGGCCAACGCCGATACCCCAATCACGATGGGCAAAAAGCCCTTGCTGACCATCGATGTTTGGGAACACGCGTACTACCTCGACTACCAGAACCGCCGCGCGGACTACGTCCACGCGGTCATCGACAAGCTACTGAATTGGGAGTTTGCGAGCGCGCAGTTCACAGCCGCTTGA
- a CDS encoding multidrug transporter AcrB, whose protein sequence is MSEGRSEAHRRLTSRIVAKFLTSQLSLLLLIASFLAGAAALYLTPREEEPQIVVPFADVFVRFPGATAEETEKLVATPLEAKLWEIDGVEYVYSMSRPGEAVATVRFYVGEDRERSLVKVWNKLMSNQDAMPPGVTSWIVKPVEIDDVPIVLFTLWSPGNRVGSGELRRIADELLNKLNRIPNTGRSWVVGGQPRQISVYVDPAKLAARGLSLLEVVRSLQAANVNVHAGSFERGGREVLLEVGPFFRSAAEVEHAVIAAPGGQAVYLRDVARVVDGPREVESYTRIGFGPAAASARTLWLPPEYAQAGQGAVQLCPEADGRECPAVTIAVAKRKGTNAVWVAEALIRAVEEQRGVVIPDDVAVTITRDYGETANHKVNELVKHLFIAVATILVLLAIALGPKESFIVALAVPMTLAITLLLDLIFGYTINRVTLFALILSLGLLVDDPIVDVENIFRHFQLRREPPLEATLTAVDEVRPPVILATFTVIVSFLPMFFITGMMGPYMAPMAFNVPVAMLVSLVVAFTVTPWASYHLLKSEYGTEHEPFDITRTAIYRWYRRIVLPLLEVRRYGSAFLWFVAAAFVASALLAVTRAVPLKMLPFDNKNELALVIDMPRGSTLEQTDATARALGAYLATVAEVTDYTTYVGIPAPMDFNGMVRHYYLRQGAHLGEIRISLLPKEERAQQSHAIALRIRPDIERIGREYGANVKIVEVPPGPPVISTLVAEVYGPLEASNEELVAVAKQVRAQMERTAGVVDVDDFAEAEHEKTVVHIDREKAASSAVSLADVAHTLDAAVRGLSLGRVQLPPERLPLVLEVRLPRPLRTSLPDLLAVQVRSQTGQLVPLGELVRAEERAGERTIFHKNLRPVQYVIAEMAGRSPVEAVFDLQRWLRSRPLPDGFHVDLAGEGEWKITVDVFRDLGIAFAAALAMIYVLLVAQTQSLFMPLIIMIAIPLTLIGIMPGFWLLNVLFTQPVGNYPDPIFFTATGMIGMIALAGIVVRNSIILIDFIELIQQRDPARPLSEVIVEAGATRFRPILLTAGAAMFGSVVITLDPIFSGLAWSFIFGIFASTLFTLVVVPLVYYRLHRRQVAAAG, encoded by the coding sequence ATGAGCGAAGGCAGAAGCGAAGCACACCGGCGCCTGACCTCGCGCATTGTCGCCAAGTTTCTCACCTCGCAACTCTCGTTGCTGTTGTTGATCGCATCCTTCCTTGCGGGAGCGGCAGCGCTGTACCTCACGCCGCGGGAAGAGGAGCCGCAAATCGTGGTGCCCTTTGCCGATGTGTTCGTGCGCTTTCCCGGGGCGACCGCCGAGGAGACCGAGAAGCTCGTGGCCACTCCCCTAGAAGCCAAACTCTGGGAAATTGACGGCGTGGAGTACGTGTACTCCATGTCGCGCCCGGGCGAGGCGGTGGCAACCGTGCGCTTCTATGTCGGGGAGGACCGCGAGCGCAGCCTGGTGAAGGTGTGGAACAAGCTCATGTCCAACCAGGATGCCATGCCTCCGGGCGTGACGAGTTGGATCGTCAAGCCCGTGGAAATTGACGATGTGCCCATCGTGTTGTTTACCTTGTGGTCGCCCGGCAATCGCGTCGGCTCGGGTGAACTACGCCGTATTGCCGATGAACTCTTGAACAAGCTCAACCGCATTCCGAACACCGGGCGAAGCTGGGTGGTCGGAGGCCAGCCCCGGCAAATATCCGTGTACGTAGATCCTGCGAAGCTCGCCGCCCGTGGCCTCTCGCTCTTGGAAGTCGTACGCAGCCTGCAAGCCGCGAACGTGAATGTCCATGCAGGGTCCTTCGAGCGCGGCGGCCGCGAAGTGTTGCTCGAAGTCGGTCCGTTCTTTCGCTCGGCGGCCGAGGTGGAACATGCCGTGATTGCGGCCCCGGGTGGCCAAGCCGTGTATCTACGGGATGTAGCGCGCGTGGTGGACGGGCCCCGAGAGGTCGAAAGCTACACGCGAATCGGCTTTGGCCCGGCAGCGGCGAGTGCACGCACCTTATGGCTTCCGCCGGAGTACGCCCAGGCGGGGCAGGGGGCAGTGCAACTTTGCCCCGAGGCGGACGGTCGCGAATGCCCGGCGGTTACGATCGCTGTCGCGAAGCGCAAGGGCACGAACGCCGTGTGGGTGGCCGAGGCGCTGATCCGTGCGGTGGAAGAACAGCGCGGTGTCGTCATTCCCGACGATGTCGCCGTGACGATCACGCGCGACTACGGGGAAACGGCCAATCACAAGGTGAACGAACTCGTCAAGCACTTGTTCATTGCCGTGGCCACCATTCTGGTGTTGCTGGCCATCGCGCTCGGGCCCAAGGAATCGTTCATCGTCGCCTTGGCCGTGCCGATGACGCTGGCGATCACGCTGCTGCTCGATTTGATTTTCGGTTACACGATCAACCGCGTGACGCTGTTCGCTTTGATCCTGTCGCTCGGCTTGCTGGTGGACGACCCGATCGTGGATGTGGAAAACATTTTCCGGCACTTCCAGTTGCGCCGCGAGCCGCCACTCGAAGCCACTTTGACGGCCGTGGACGAAGTGCGCCCGCCGGTGATCTTGGCGACGTTTACGGTCATCGTGTCGTTCCTGCCGATGTTTTTCATCACCGGCATGATGGGCCCGTACATGGCTCCCATGGCCTTCAACGTGCCTGTAGCCATGTTGGTGTCGCTCGTCGTGGCATTCACGGTCACCCCGTGGGCGAGTTACCATTTGCTGAAAAGCGAGTACGGAACGGAGCACGAGCCCTTCGATATCACGCGCACAGCCATTTACCGGTGGTATCGGCGCATCGTGCTGCCGCTGCTCGAGGTGCGCCGGTATGGAAGCGCGTTCCTTTGGTTCGTCGCCGCTGCTTTTGTGGCTTCGGCGTTGCTGGCGGTGACGCGCGCCGTGCCGCTCAAGATGTTGCCCTTCGATAATAAGAACGAGCTGGCTCTGGTCATAGACATGCCCCGTGGCAGCACGCTGGAACAAACCGATGCCACCGCGCGTGCTCTCGGGGCCTACTTGGCCACGGTGGCCGAGGTGACGGACTACACGACTTACGTCGGCATCCCGGCGCCCATGGACTTCAACGGGATGGTGCGCCACTACTACCTGCGCCAGGGCGCGCATCTCGGCGAGATCCGCATCTCGTTGCTCCCTAAGGAAGAGCGCGCGCAGCAGTCGCACGCCATTGCCTTGCGCATCCGGCCGGACATCGAGCGCATCGGGCGCGAGTACGGGGCGAACGTCAAGATCGTGGAGGTTCCTCCGGGCCCGCCGGTCATTTCTACGTTGGTGGCCGAGGTGTACGGTCCCCTCGAAGCCAGCAATGAGGAACTCGTCGCCGTGGCCAAGCAAGTGCGCGCCCAAATGGAGCGCACCGCGGGCGTGGTGGATGTGGATGATTTTGCCGAAGCGGAACACGAAAAAACCGTCGTGCACATAGACCGCGAGAAGGCGGCCTCTAGCGCTGTATCGCTCGCCGATGTGGCCCACACGCTCGACGCAGCGGTACGGGGGCTGAGCCTCGGCAGAGTACAACTGCCGCCCGAGCGGTTGCCGCTGGTGCTCGAGGTGCGCTTGCCCCGCCCGCTGCGCACTTCGTTGCCGGACTTGCTGGCGGTTCAGGTGCGGAGTCAAACCGGCCAACTGGTGCCTCTCGGAGAATTGGTGCGCGCGGAAGAGCGCGCTGGAGAGCGGACGATCTTTCACAAGAACTTGCGGCCGGTGCAGTACGTCATCGCCGAAATGGCGGGCCGCAGCCCGGTGGAAGCGGTGTTCGACTTGCAGCGCTGGTTGCGCTCGCGGCCGCTCCCCGATGGCTTCCATGTGGATCTCGCGGGCGAAGGGGAGTGGAAAATTACCGTAGATGTGTTCCGCGACCTGGGGATCGCATTCGCCGCAGCGTTAGCGATGATTTACGTTTTGCTGGTGGCCCAAACGCAATCGCTGTTCATGCCCTTGATCATCATGATCGCGATTCCGCTCACGTTGATCGGCATCATGCCGGGATTTTGGCTGCTCAATGTGTTGTTCACCCAGCCGGTGGGCAACTATCCCGACCCGATTTTCTTCACCGCCACCGGGATGATCGGCATGATTGCCTTGGCCGGCATCGTGGTTCGGAATTCCATCATTCTCATCGACTTTATCGAACTCATTCAGCAACGCGATCCCGCAAGGCCACTCAGCGAGGTGATCGTGGAGGCGGGGGCCACGCGTTTTCGGCCCATTTTACTTACGGCGGGGGCAGCCATGTTCGGCTCGGTGGTGATCACGCTGGATCCGATTTTTTCCGGACTCGCCTGGAGCTTCATTTTCGGGATTTTTGCCTCGACGCTGTTCACCCTCGTGGTGGTGCCGCTGGTATACTATCGCCTGCACCGGAGACAGGTGGCGGCAGCCGGGTAA
- the acrE gene encoding acriflavin resistance protein yields the protein MTGEHRRTISPRLMGAVTAVLGLIAVLVYLSGAMGGHKVEPGVKPLPPAVIEGEEHPVVTREVPDVVEWPGSVRSRLVANVAPRVLARVAGVHVHMGSSVRAGDPLVSLDARELGAKREQARAAVAAAEADAQLAAQEERRVRALFEQSAATQRDLDAVVARSRAAAAALQRARDALAEAEVALGETVLKAPFDGVVAARLADPGDLAVPGQPLVIVHDPDTLHFEAAIGESCSAGLVLGESLGVRLDQPAREILGRIEEVSPQADSTTRTVRVKLGLGATSDMRPGAFGVVRVTCGQHRAMLVPRTAVQRRGQLEFVYVRGEGGIRVRQVRTGKVFGDAVEVISGISDGDRVVVPRMPRG from the coding sequence ATGACAGGGGAGCATCGGCGGACAATCTCGCCACGCCTGATGGGTGCCGTAACTGCGGTGCTCGGTCTGATCGCCGTACTGGTGTACCTCTCGGGTGCAATGGGCGGGCACAAGGTCGAGCCCGGCGTCAAGCCGCTTCCGCCGGCGGTGATCGAAGGCGAGGAGCACCCTGTGGTCACGCGCGAGGTGCCCGATGTGGTCGAGTGGCCCGGGTCTGTGCGCTCGCGCTTGGTGGCGAACGTGGCACCGCGTGTCCTGGCGCGTGTGGCCGGGGTACACGTGCATATGGGAAGCTCGGTCCGAGCGGGCGACCCGCTCGTGAGCCTGGATGCTCGAGAGCTAGGCGCCAAACGCGAGCAGGCACGCGCGGCTGTGGCCGCAGCCGAGGCCGACGCCCAGCTCGCTGCTCAGGAAGAACGCCGGGTGCGTGCCTTGTTCGAACAAAGCGCCGCCACACAGCGCGACTTGGATGCCGTTGTCGCTCGTAGCCGCGCCGCCGCTGCCGCGTTGCAGCGCGCACGCGATGCGCTCGCCGAGGCCGAGGTCGCACTCGGGGAGACCGTGCTCAAAGCGCCCTTCGACGGCGTGGTCGCCGCACGGTTGGCCGATCCGGGAGACTTGGCGGTGCCGGGGCAACCCCTGGTGATTGTGCACGACCCCGACACGCTCCACTTCGAGGCGGCAATTGGCGAGAGCTGCAGCGCAGGCTTGGTTCTCGGAGAGTCACTCGGAGTACGCTTGGACCAGCCGGCGCGCGAGATCCTCGGACGAATCGAAGAAGTATCACCGCAAGCCGACTCGACCACCCGCACGGTGCGGGTGAAACTCGGCTTGGGTGCGACGAGCGACATGCGCCCCGGCGCATTTGGCGTCGTGCGCGTGACCTGCGGCCAGCACCGCGCCATGCTGGTGCCACGTACGGCCGTTCAACGGCGCGGCCAACTGGAATTTGTGTACGTGCGCGGCGAGGGGGGTATCCGGGTGCGGCAGGTGCGGACGGGCAAGGTGTTCGGGGACGCCGTGGAAGTCATTTCCGGCATTTCCGACGGCGACCGTGTGGTGGTCCCCCGCATGCCTCGAGGCTAG
- a CDS encoding glycosyl transferase: protein MRIAQVAPLIESVPPKLYGGTERVVAYLTEALVNMGHEVTLFASGDSHTRARLVSTCPRALRLDPAVRDPLPHTLLLIERVRQLAGEFDVLHFHVDLLHFPVFRPMRERTLTTLHGRLDLPDLIPFAREFSDMPVVSISDAQREPLPWMRWVATVQHGLPKNLLKFHPKPQGYLAFLGRISPEKGPERAIRIARRAGLPLKIAAKVDRVDQAYYDTVVRPMLRQPGVEFIGEISEAEKSEFLGNAAALLFPVDWPEPFGLVMIEAMACGTPVVAFRRGSVPEVLEDGVTGFIVDDESQAVQALARLHELDRHTIRAVFERRFTAERMARDYLQVYEALLQHEQNGNLEEAA, encoded by the coding sequence ATGCGGATTGCCCAAGTTGCTCCACTGATCGAAAGTGTTCCCCCCAAACTTTATGGCGGCACGGAGCGAGTCGTGGCGTACCTGACGGAAGCACTCGTCAACATGGGGCACGAAGTCACTCTGTTCGCCAGCGGAGATTCGCACACCCGCGCGCGCCTGGTGTCCACTTGTCCCCGCGCACTTCGACTCGATCCCGCGGTGCGCGACCCTCTCCCGCACACCCTCTTGTTGATCGAGCGCGTGCGCCAGCTCGCCGGAGAGTTCGACGTGCTGCACTTTCACGTGGACCTACTCCACTTCCCGGTGTTTCGCCCCATGCGTGAACGCACCCTCACGACTTTACACGGGCGGCTCGACCTACCCGATCTCATACCCTTTGCACGGGAATTCTCGGACATGCCGGTGGTGTCCATTTCCGACGCACAACGCGAGCCTCTGCCGTGGATGCGTTGGGTGGCCACGGTGCAACACGGGCTTCCGAAAAACCTCCTGAAGTTTCACCCCAAGCCGCAAGGGTATCTCGCCTTTCTCGGCCGGATCTCGCCGGAGAAGGGACCGGAACGGGCAATTCGCATTGCCCGCAGGGCTGGCCTCCCCCTCAAGATTGCCGCCAAGGTGGACCGTGTGGATCAAGCCTACTATGACACGGTGGTGCGCCCCATGCTGCGGCAGCCCGGGGTGGAGTTCATTGGGGAAATTAGCGAGGCAGAAAAGTCGGAATTTTTGGGCAATGCGGCCGCGTTGTTGTTCCCGGTGGACTGGCCGGAGCCCTTTGGGCTGGTGATGATCGAAGCCATGGCTTGCGGCACGCCGGTGGTTGCTTTCCGGCGGGGGTCGGTACCCGAGGTTCTGGAGGACGGGGTTACGGGCTTCATCGTGGACGACGAGAGCCAAGCAGTGCAGGCGCTCGCGCGGCTTCACGAACTCGACCGCCACACCATCCGCGCAGTGTTCGAGCGCCGATTTACAGCAGAACGGATGGCACGCGACTATTTGCAGGTGTACGAGGCGCTCTTGCAACACGAGCAAAACGGGAACCTCGAAGAAGCCGCATGA
- a CDS encoding amylo-alpha-1,6-glucosidase: MSTDPETSAPTFYIPALGAGVERSRILKHGDTFALFDLLGDLPGESRGVEGIYHRDTRHLHFLRLRLDGRAPLLLSSHVQRNNARLNVDLTNPDYWRDGVLELPRDSVHVGRMKFLWESGVYEILTLRNFSDRRLQVTLEFHFGADFRDIFEVRGLRRERRGTAEQTVEGSSRVWLRYTGLDEVTRFTRLEFSPDPNELDTEHARFVFELERGQRVRLALTIHCSSDRGERPTVESLAAGVRRAHRARVRASQRFPTVITGDELFNEWLCRATADLVMLATDTPYGPYPYAGIPWFSTVFGRDGLITALEVLWANPDYARGVLGFLAAHQADCTDPARAAEPGKILHEMRQGEMAHTGEIPFGAYYGSVDATPLFVWLAAEYFFRTADWATIRRLYPHIQRALQWFDSATDAHGFLRYAGETARGLRNQGWKDSEDAVFHADGELARGPIALCEIQGYLYAARLGAAALARALGDHELARVQEAKAAALQQQFETHFWLPAKQFYALALDGRDQPCAVATSNAGHLLLTGICQPQRGDAVRDALFSPRFFSGWGIRTVAAGEARYNPMSYHNGSVWPHDNALIALGLARRGDTAEFVEIFHALFEAAIHMELRRLPELYCGFSRRRDAGPTLYPVACSPQAWAAAVPWALLGATLGIHVDAERSTVVLRRPVLPRFLEWVRIHDLRVLGGQLSLHFRRADRTVAVEVEEASPGLRVEVQPR, from the coding sequence ATGAGTACCGATCCCGAAACCAGTGCTCCGACATTTTACATCCCTGCCCTGGGCGCGGGTGTCGAGCGCAGCCGCATTCTCAAACACGGCGACACCTTTGCCTTGTTCGATTTGCTGGGCGACCTGCCGGGAGAAAGCCGTGGGGTCGAGGGTATCTATCATCGCGATACGCGGCATTTGCATTTCCTGCGCCTGCGTCTCGACGGGCGCGCGCCGCTGCTGCTCAGCTCGCACGTGCAGCGCAACAACGCGCGCCTCAATGTCGATCTTACGAACCCCGATTACTGGCGTGACGGTGTGCTCGAGTTGCCGCGCGACTCGGTGCATGTCGGGCGCATGAAGTTTTTGTGGGAAAGCGGCGTGTACGAAATTCTGACTTTGCGGAACTTTTCCGATCGCCGCTTGCAGGTGACTTTGGAATTTCACTTTGGGGCAGACTTTCGCGACATCTTCGAGGTGCGCGGCTTGCGCCGCGAGCGGCGCGGCACAGCGGAGCAAACGGTCGAGGGTTCGAGTCGGGTTTGGCTCCGTTACACCGGCCTGGACGAGGTAACCCGCTTCACTCGGCTGGAGTTCAGTCCGGACCCGAACGAGCTCGACACGGAACACGCGCGCTTCGTCTTCGAACTCGAGCGCGGACAGCGAGTGCGGCTGGCCCTCACGATCCACTGCTCCAGCGATCGTGGCGAGAGGCCGACGGTAGAATCCCTGGCCGCGGGCGTACGCAGGGCTCATCGCGCGCGTGTTCGCGCCAGCCAACGGTTCCCCACCGTGATCACTGGCGACGAACTCTTCAACGAGTGGCTGTGCCGTGCCACTGCAGATTTGGTGATGCTGGCTACGGATACCCCTTACGGCCCGTACCCGTATGCGGGCATTCCGTGGTTTTCCACCGTCTTCGGCCGCGACGGGTTGATCACTGCACTGGAAGTGTTGTGGGCAAACCCGGATTATGCTCGCGGCGTACTCGGTTTTCTCGCTGCCCACCAAGCCGACTGTACCGACCCGGCACGGGCAGCCGAGCCCGGCAAGATTTTGCACGAGATGCGCCAAGGGGAGATGGCGCACACTGGGGAAATTCCTTTCGGTGCGTACTACGGAAGCGTGGATGCGACGCCACTATTCGTTTGGCTCGCCGCCGAATATTTTTTCCGCACGGCCGACTGGGCGACGATCCGCCGGCTCTATCCGCACATCCAACGTGCACTGCAATGGTTCGACTCCGCCACGGATGCGCACGGCTTTTTGCGCTACGCGGGAGAAACCGCGCGCGGGCTGCGCAACCAAGGTTGGAAGGACTCCGAAGACGCTGTTTTCCATGCCGACGGCGAGCTCGCTCGCGGGCCCATCGCGTTGTGCGAGATCCAGGGATATCTGTACGCGGCCCGGCTCGGTGCCGCCGCACTGGCCCGGGCTTTAGGAGATCACGAGCTTGCGCGTGTGCAAGAAGCCAAGGCGGCAGCGCTGCAACAGCAGTTCGAAACGCATTTTTGGCTGCCGGCCAAACAGTTTTACGCCTTGGCGTTGGATGGCCGCGACCAGCCGTGCGCAGTCGCCACTTCGAACGCGGGACATTTGCTCCTTACCGGAATTTGCCAGCCACAGCGCGGCGATGCGGTGCGCGATGCACTGTTCTCCCCGCGATTTTTCTCGGGCTGGGGCATTCGCACCGTGGCTGCCGGTGAAGCCCGCTACAACCCCATGTCGTACCACAACGGGTCGGTGTGGCCGCACGACAATGCGTTGATTGCTCTCGGGCTGGCCCGCCGCGGAGACACCGCAGAGTTCGTGGAAATCTTTCATGCACTCTTCGAAGCTGCAATCCACATGGAGTTGCGGCGTCTGCCCGAGCTGTACTGCGGTTTCAGTCGCCGGCGCGACGCCGGCCCCACGTTGTACCCAGTCGCCTGCTCGCCACAAGCTTGGGCCGCAGCAGTGCCCTGGGCTTTGCTCGGAGCCACCCTCGGGATCCACGTGGATGCCGAGCGGTCCACGGTAGTGTTGCGCCGGCCCGTACTGCCACGCTTCCTCGAGTGGGTGCGCATCCACGACCTGCGCGTGCTCGGAGGCCAGCTTTCCCTGCATTTCCGCCGCGCCGATCGCACCGTGGCCGTGGAGGTGGAAGAGGCCAGCCCCGGACTGCGTGTGGAGGTACAGCCGCGCTAG